The following are encoded together in the Pedobacter steynii genome:
- a CDS encoding sulfite exporter TauE/SafE family protein: protein MQENFILFYGLLFLVAFLYASVGHGGASGYLALMAIFAVSPAIMKPTALLLNLFVSSTSFIQFYRGGHFKWKTFWPFALSSIPLSFVGGMMVIENSVYKKILGFLLLIPVIRFLFFANTDPKDFKPSNIPLSLCIGGIIGLLSGMIGIGGGIILSPVLLLLKWTDQKQTAAISAAFIFVNSVAGLGGQLIKGFEFNSHMLAYVGVAFAGGICGAYFGALKFPQNILKNVLAFVLALAAYKLIFTHA from the coding sequence ATGCAGGAAAACTTTATACTTTTTTACGGACTCTTATTCCTGGTGGCGTTTTTATATGCTTCCGTCGGGCATGGCGGGGCAAGCGGATACCTGGCATTAATGGCCATATTCGCAGTATCACCAGCGATTATGAAACCCACAGCCTTGCTTTTAAACTTATTCGTTTCCTCCACTTCATTTATTCAGTTTTATAGGGGTGGTCATTTCAAATGGAAAACTTTCTGGCCCTTTGCCCTCTCCTCCATCCCATTGTCCTTTGTAGGTGGCATGATGGTCATTGAAAATTCGGTCTACAAAAAGATTCTTGGCTTTTTATTGCTCATTCCCGTGATTCGTTTTCTGTTTTTCGCGAACACAGATCCTAAAGATTTCAAGCCTTCAAACATTCCGCTTTCCCTGTGTATAGGAGGTATTATCGGGTTGCTTTCCGGCATGATCGGGATTGGTGGGGGCATCATCCTCTCTCCCGTTTTATTGCTGTTAAAATGGACAGACCAGAAGCAAACTGCAGCCATCAGCGCAGCTTTCATCTTTGTTAATTCGGTGGCTGGCCTGGGGGGGCAACTCATCAAAGGCTTTGAATTTAACAGCCATATGCTGGCCTATGTCGGAGTCGCTTTTGCAGGAGGAATTTGTGGGGCCTATTTCGGGGCCTTAAAATTCCCTCAGAACATCTTAAAAAATGTCCTGGCCTTTGTACTGGCGCTGGCCGCTTATAAATTAATATTTACCCATGCTTAA
- a CDS encoding MoaD/ThiS family protein, whose translation MIIEILSFGKIAEIIKNQKIELSGISNTDELKSYLETSFPNLKNIKYNLSLNKDMIRENRHIANNDTVALMPPFSGG comes from the coding sequence ATGATAATAGAGATACTCAGTTTTGGAAAGATAGCTGAAATTATAAAAAACCAGAAGATTGAGCTCAGTGGTATCAGCAATACCGATGAGTTGAAAAGCTATCTGGAAACCTCCTTTCCAAACCTGAAAAATATAAAATATAATCTTTCCCTGAACAAAGATATGATTCGGGAGAACAGGCATATTGCTAACAATGATACGGTAGCGCTTATGCCGCCCTTTTCAGGAGGTTAA